The following nucleotide sequence is from Paroedura picta isolate Pp20150507F chromosome 1, Ppicta_v3.0, whole genome shotgun sequence.
GGatgggttgtgtcagtgcttcaCTCTTGTGAttctttcttgcatggccagggaaatgccaatcaccactttggggtcaagaggcaaatttcttccaagccagactggccaaggattctggttttcttggccAGGGgagcatggaatttgggtcactgtggcagGTACCTGTGATTTTCCTGcatgtgcaggtggttggactagatgacccttccaactccatgattctataacttCTCCAGTTATTCTTTTCTTCTTGTGGGATATCTCACCCATAATAACTAACACACCTACAGACTCTGCCCTTACTGTGCTACTTAAAtagcataaaaaccccaatatatCTAAATTGTTGGTTTTATTAGTTTTAGTATTCCTAAATCTGATTTTGTAAAATCTGGAGATATGATGAGTGTCTAGAATTACAAGATTTAATAAAACTCTCTTCATGATTCTATAACCAACTATGCCCATGTTGGAACAATTCCAGCAATACTGCCTACAACCCAAGAGTGCAGAGACATGATTTTCCCACAATAACTCACACCCATGTTTAGTTATCCAGCTCCCAAAGCATGGAGAAGGGCTTCCACACTCACACAGAGGTTTTCCTGTAGCTGCACGTGACAAATTTGGGGAGTCAAAGGCAATAGGAGGAATATAggaactttggacacagaaaattCTACACGCACATTACACTAGTGCACTAAAAATGAGCAGAATGCCTTGATTGAAGGAATTATACATAATAGTATGGTGCCCACCTTTCTAGGTTCTTTTATTGTTCGTGTCCATCCATAGTTTCTCCCCCCCTGCGTTTCATATTGCAGAGTGAAAGACTCCAGGATATCATAAAGGTCTTGAGCCTGAACAGGAGGAGGTAGATCACCAAACAGAATGGCACTTGCACGGATGTCCATACCGTAGAATCTAGTTAAAAAATGGGGGTGGGTAGGAAAGGTTAACCAGGCACATAACTGATCAAGGAAAGCATCAGATCATTTCTGTATTTTTTCATAAGATGAAACATTTGATGTCTAAACttttattattagaagaagatttatattattagatttataggctaCTCCTCTCTGCAAGTCAGTTTGGAACATAACTGCTCAGTATATAGACACATTAATATTAATTGAATTAATATTGAGATACTTGTTCGTTCAcgtgacttttaaaaatatttattaacgtTTTTAGAGAAACACAAATGAAATTCAGATTTATGTCATCTGTCTGTTCAGTATTTAAATACAACAAACTGGCAGATACGGATTTCTTTGCATCCTTTTTCTTCCAGGACCTCTTTTGTCCCTGAGaaggagatgctgggaactgggGGCTACACTTGGAAAAAAAGGAATGAAGAAATCATTAGTGGGTTCTGCTGAAGCCCAACAGGTTTAGATAAGGGAAACCGACTGGGCCCTGTGGAAAGTTCCTGCTAACAGAAGGGGAGGGATAATATTTACTTCTCACCCTTCTTGGGGGACTTCCAACCCCTTCCTTGTGCTGTTCCTTGGGGTCCCTGTGGCCTCTTGGAAGCAGTATTTCTGGGGCGAACTTGTGGTACAGCAAGAAAAAGGAGATAAGCTCCACTCTGCTGACAGTAGAAGTATTTGGAAGGATGCAACCCTTTATGTACCAGAAAAGGAAGCACTCAGTTATCGGCTTCTGTAGCTCCAGAGGGAAGGAACATACTCAGCACAAGGCTGATGGGTACTGGATAGACTTAAGAACAATATATTTCCCCAGCCGCATGCAGCATATTCATGATCGAACTTTAAAAGGAGAATGAATTCTTTAACATAGCCCCAATACAGGAATCAGTTAGTAAATGTGGTACTATATATTTTAAGTTTTGtattggctccctgattatgcaattttctgctgtgaaatgtttttttttcttgctatctgttttatctggccgcagtgctgtattaaaataaatttgatttgatttgaatgtAGTACAGCACTTTGGCCAGATAAAATTTGTTAACAGATACAAgtgcaaaatatttcaggatacaagataaaatataaacattttaccTGTGCATTGGGTTTCAGTGTATATTACCTATGTCCATCTGTGTTGTGGTTATTTGTATTTCTTTGAATTTTCATATCATTAAAGGTCATCTACATCCATATACATAAACATTTCACTGTATGCTGGGGAAACATCACTGGAATTAAAAGTTCTGCTTACAACTTACTTGCTGTTGGTTTCCTTCCTTTCAATTAAACAGCTTCCTTCTAAAGACACGCCTGCAAATAACCCTCGAGATTTGCAGTAAGTATAGACTGCAGCAGAGCTTCGCAAGGCTACATCGCCTTCTAGATTCCTAAGGGTAGGAGAAAGAAAAGAGGCCCATTGGGCCCTCTTGGTCATTTGCATATGTCTAAATTGGgttgtgcatttttttaaaattacatatttAAACAACTTTCTAAACAACTTTCTAGAACTGTTCTTTGCAAAAAGTCACTCCAGGTTCCAAGCGGTGGCAGTGGAATAGCCCAGTTCAAAACCTGTCAGCACTGTGGTGGTGTTGATATTTCCTGTTGCCCACTTATTTCTTCCCCCAAACAAAGAATCCACTCTGTTTTTCCTCCACTTCACAGGAGTGAGGAAATTCTGAAAGAGACTAGAGTAGTCCTTTGAGTCTACAAAGAAAGCTCATTCCCCCTATAATAGGTGGATACTTGTGCTGGAATCTCCCAACACTCTTACTTTAATTATATTGTTAAAAGCCACAGGCTGTTAAACGTCATAACTGAACAAAATTGActcaataatgggtttaaaaaaaatttgcCATACAAAATTAACATTGCAACCAAATCTGAAAGACGCTAACTAATCTTAGATTCAATTGTCACACTAGCCTCTGGAGTTAGAGGAAATAAAGACAAAAGAAACTTCTTCCTAGCTTGAGCTCTCCATGGGCAGTCAAATACAGTCTGTGCTGTGGTTTCAATTCTCCCAACACTCTGTGATGGGCCATTCtctctccccaggcagccattttatggtgggGCCTATACAGAATACCCAAGGCGAAGGCCTCGGTCACTATGCCCtgctattggccctccagagaaactggttggtctctgtgtgagagaggatcctggtctcagcctttttcaatgtttttaccattgggaaactcctgagatattcttcaggctttgagaaacctccaaAGTtgttcaatcatgcagaatatgattagaGAGCAGAGCTGTGTACTCACCCACCTagtgccctccccttcccaccttctccaggcccatcattggttatttgaGGGGGAgagggtgtcaacatgaccatacatggttaaccacctgataaatgtttagcaaattgtaaaactatataaatattaattacgtaactcctacccatttgggaaacctttccagggcaatcaagcaaccccagggcttcacaaaaccctggtttagaaagcttGTTCAAACTAGAGGTGACTCTAATTCCACAACTGGAACTCCTCTAGAACAAAAataagctgcttggagatgcTGCAGAAAAACTTCCCCCGCCCCCAGCTGCTTTAAAGGCTGGCATGGGAAAGGATAAATAAATAGGTATTATTTGGTCCTTAGTGCcaagaaggaagaggcagagTAAACTGGGGGAAAAGCCATCCTTTTACCTCCCCAAAGGCCCAATGGCGACTGTAAAGTTTCCTCCCAGAGTGAGGTTTCCACCTTTTGCAAACGCTTCGACGGCTCTTTCATGATTCAGTATTATTACAAGGTCTGATACCTGTGaaggagaaacagaaaggaagaaTGAACAAACACAGGCATTCAGATTATTTAATTTGCCAACCAGCAGAAcagtacagaaaacatttcaatgAACAGGCGCCATCAGGATCTTTTAGCAGAAGACAAGACAAGAAAGAACCCTAGTGTTACTAGTAAATGGCTACATAACTCTCTATTGTTTTGGTCTTAAGTAACTTGGCAAAATAAACACAATGCTAGACCCACATACTGAAAACATAGCTTTAGGTGCTCACGTATCTGAAACGGAACAGTTTCTAGCAGAGGATGAATTGGGGAAGACCCACCTAGTTGAACAGTGTCTGAATAACATCTtgctgagtttgtttctctgtctGCATATCCACAGAGGCACAAGGTAAAGGGCtctcactaagaccgtttatgaactggaggtttcatgctgggctgcaggctggagttttagttgtgtcatagatcatagaatcatagagttggaaggggccatacaggccatctagtccaaccccctgctcaacgcaggattagccctaagcatcctaaagcatccaagaaaagtgtgtatccaacctttgcttgaagactgccagtgtcaggttgccccacctcttcctgtacccacatggaggagcatttggcccggtgtacctcatctgcccccagtttgtgctcctgtatgggagctggagcagtaaagttcccagtgcataaacggtctaaggttCCCAGCTGTGCATTGagaatacctagagattttaggggtggagcctggagagggcagggttttgggaagggagagagggaagcagggtagaaaacaggggtagtcaaactgcagccctccagatgaccatggactacaattcccatgaagccctgccagcgtttgctggcaggggctcatgggaattgtagtccatggacatctggagggccacagtttgacaatcCCTGGTATAAAACCATGGCGTCtactccccaaagcagccattttctccagtggaactaatcttggtcatctggagatcaactgcaatAGCAAGAGATCTTCTcgtgccacctggaagctggctacCCTAGCTGTAAGCCTGATGGGTGGGCTTAGAGCTGGGCAGATGATCACCTGGTAGAGATAGCAGGTCTGCTCCACTGCTGGACGCATCCCCTCCCTTGGTTTAGTTTGCCTTATTCTTTTCTGTGTATTGCTAGCTccccatcaagaagaagagtggcatataaacaaCGAGTTCAATAAACTAGCATCCTGACACCAGGAAAGAAAGAGTTACCTCCTCTCCCCTGTTTTATTTGATTACATCCACCCACAAAAcattcagaggaacaggctttgagCAAGGCCCCAAGGTGGGAAGAGCAAGGGATCTGCCATGCCTTCTGAGGTTCAgcacaaaacagcaaaaaaaaaaaatatctttgacacggagagggaaaaaaaaccacacacacacacacatacatatcacACCTGGACGCTTAAGGAGATGTGTGCCTGTTTACATAGCCCATAAGGTGTGCTGTGCATTTGCTCTGTCAGCAATTGAGGGGGCCCATGAAAGATAGGGCTTTCACTAAACAAtcactatagagcctcttgtggcacagagtggtaaggcagcagacatgcagtctgaaagctctgcccatgaggctgggagttcaatcccagcagccagctcaaggttgactcagccttccatccttccgaggtcggtaaaatgagtacccagcttgctggggggtaaatggtaatgactggggaaggcactggcaaaccaccccgtattgagtctgccatgaaaacgctggagggcgtcaccccaagggtcagacatgacccgttgcttgcacaggggatacctttacctttttaaacaaaCACTATTTAAggaaaaaactccccccccccaaaaaaataaattatggcTTCTAAACAGCACTGGCAGCGTTAGAGTCTCTTGACTCTCTATTTCACTTGTAGGGATGTTTCCGTCTTGGCTTCTGTGACTGGTGTGTGGGCTAGTAATCCGCCCCCATTGGAGCTGCAGGATGTATTAACTGGTTGTAGTGGGACAGCAGTTGGTTTCTTGATTTAACTGGCTAGACTCAGGTCTGACAGTTATCTGGCTAGGGGTCAGTTAGCAGGTGTGTACACAAATGATCGGTATTACAAGATACTTCCCACTGATGGTGCTAGGGGCTCTGCGGCTGTGCCAGGCACCTCCTTCCTTCGGTACTCTGAGGAAGCACAATTCCCCCTTGGATTTCTTCTTTCGGGAATAAATCTTATGGAAGGCATTACTGCTGGCATTTTGTACATTAGTTTACAAAACTGAACTACCCGCTATTAAAAACAAGAAGGGATTTTGTGAAGGAGCTCGTCCCACAACAAATGTGTTTTGTCTTTAAGCTGCCACAAGACATATGTTGGCTGCAGCAAACTATCCCCAGTTGGATCTAGGTAACGTAAACTTCCATCATGAAAGAAACACTCAGCAGACATAAGCTAGCAATGCGAGGGCTCAGTCCCAAACTTAAACTTACTAAATCAGCAGACAATGCATATGGCCATAGAGCTCTGTTTAAGGTTCTTAGACAATAAACAATAACTAGAAGGTATTTGGGGGCATTACCTGCAAAAAGGATGGTTTATATTATATACAAAATGCTTACCTCAATTCCAATTTCAAATCCGCCACCAAGGCCAGCTATTCCTATTGCAGAAGGAGCAGACCAATCTGGACAACATGAAGAAAAACACATGCTGACAATGTAACAACCATTAAAACTAGGGAGTGATTTACTGATGCCACATGGAAAGAGTTGCTCACCACACTGCAAATGAGCCAAGTCATTTTGCATACTACATTTCCCAGGGGCAGGGGGACAGGAGTAAGCACTTGAAGATCATGCTACATCTCAGTTAAACTATCTCAGAATTTCCATAAGTGAACATCACCTGCAAACATCTACCAGGGTAATGCTGGCAGAAGGGTTGAggtgaaaataaaccagaaacTATCACCTGAAACTGTGACCCAAGCATAAACTCCTTTGACATTTCCCGAGAAAGCAGGGAGACTTCTACCCACCAGCCTGTGTAAGTCTCTGGCTGTGATATTGTTTGTGGGTTCTTCAGCTGAAGggagtgtgtgcaggggggggagggggggaagggggggatgctAAGACAGACCTCTCACACTTTCCCACTCTGAGGTGAATTtgttgttccctcacagactgagtTGCCCTTGTaacatgttttgttgttgttgttataaaataaagctgactgtcccaccctgtcactgacaAGATATTTTGGCTTTAACTCAGCCCTAGAACCTTATTGGAAGGTATAACAGCCTGTTTTTCTGAAATGGCACTAAGGCATTGTTcacaacaaacaaaatattttattttacaaagaaaaaaagagtagTAGGAATGAGGAAATGAAGTTTTTATACACAAATCAGATATTTTACAGTTAGAAGTTCTAAGTTACAGACTTTTTGAGGTttcttaagatttttttttttactctgagaGGTATTGCTTACTGTGTTTATccaaaacacatttgttttttcttttatctaTTGTCCCCCTAGACTCCCCTGGTTTCAAGAAGGCAGGTACCTCCTGCAGTATCCCCAATTTCCTTTCCTAGAAGTACAAGTTGCGTTCAGAGGAGTCTGAAGCAAGTTCTCTCTCACACAAGTCCAAGGAAATCCTCACACCTAATTTCCtgtttttaactgggcagggatcttccttctctccttagaagaattctcccctctcctttggcCTGAGTTGGGAGATCCCCAAATCCcctctgccaaatatctgcccctGTTCTCCGGACATTCCTCCTCAGAGCACAATTCAGACAGGTCTTTCCTAGATAAAGATTCTATCAGAGTCAATTTCCTCCAGCACCTCGCTACTATATCAATTCCCTCTCATCAGTTGCTGGCCAACCAGAGTGCTTGGGGCAGCCTGTCTCTCAAGCCCTTTCTCTTAGTGAGGAATTTTAACTCTTCACTTCAGTACTTGGAATCTGGTTTTTATAATGCTGTCTGACACAGCTACAAACTCACAACTAAGATTCTGGATGATCTGTTATACTTATTAAATGAGTCCACGTTGGTTTTGAGAGCACTGTGATCCTTTGCtaatattttccttttttaaagtatGTACACTGTCCACAACTTCCTGAAATTAATAATCTCTAGGAAAGAGAACTGACTGAACAGCAGTCCCTTGCTTACCAAAATGGTTTCATTATTTAATCAGAAAAGTTTCACAACAGTTTATACTGAGCTGTTTCATAGCACTCTCAACTCTTAATCTGTGTTATGCAATCACACGGAAATACTTTCTGGATCAGCAAAGAGTCAAGacaaagaaaacatttatttgtagCGATTATTCAGAGTTAAGGAAGCAAGCCCTCAGTGTATGCCAACAACACACACATCTAAGTCAAGGGGCTGCATCAGTAAAACAATTCTGCCTCAGCATTAGCCTATTGTTTTCAGTGAATTCCATCACCATTCAGGAAGGAGGAATGACAGCTTCTCACTGAATGACTAATCAAAAAAGCATTCACAGGTATCAAAATGTTTATACCACTAAAACACAACAAACGGCATCCAGTTTTGCACGGAAACAAATTCACTATTGTTCTTACTGacactattttaaataaaaagctcTGACACTGCCAAGTCCCATGGTTTAGTCTTACAACTGAAATGAAAACGGTTCTATGGTGCTTTCTTCTGTCCAGTTCAACGAATAAAAATATGcacaattttgttttcttttttttaaacttgatctCATTTCATTAAATTGGTTACTATTGTACATTTCAATTATGCAGTTTGGTTTTTCCATTTCAATAGGGAATTTGCCTTCCAATAACTTTTTCCCCTTTCATCCATCTGGGATGAAACTTTATGGCAGTACGTCCTGGCTCAAATAATTTTCTCTGCCAAATGTCAGACACAGAGGATAAAGCACCCCTGTTTTATAGGGAATCACAATTCTTTCTTGCAAAGCAGGCATACAAAATGACTGGCACCCCAAAAAGACAGTTAGGAGCACAGAAAACAATAAACAGGGGAACCCTTAAAAATTTACATACACCCTGATGCTCATATGCTAAGAAATCAGTGGCTATTTGAGGGTTTATAAATCTTGCCCAGGGAGGGAAGATGGCATAttatagcctgatttcatcagatctcaaaagctaagagaagaagaagagttggtccttatgcACTGCTTTTTTCTCTAAGGagtttacaatcgtcttccctttcctctccccacaacaaacaccctgtgaggtaggggaggctgagagagccctgatattactactcagtcagaacagctttatcagtgctgtggcaagtccaaggtcactcagctggttgcatgtggaagaggaacggggaatcaaactcggctcgccagattagaagtccgcactcctaaccactacaccaagctggctctcagtacatGGATGAAAGACCATCCTGGAATACTACTACTACATCCAGTTCAGCAAAGAGggcagtctagaacagtggtccccaaaccgcggcccgcggcccggcgccgaaccgcaaaggcctcggcgccgggccggggctccttcttccctccccccccgaagctagaagctcgccaggccgcgagcaaatcggctgccaaagcgaccgattagctcgcggcccggcaagcttctcacttcgggaggggagggaagagaagcttgccaagccacaagctaatcagccgctttagcggccgatttgcttgcgtcccggaggggccgggaagggaAGCCGCGCCCGCCAACATGGCGGCCGTGCAaatgccgggcgcaaacgcgcgtgtgcggcagtccacgcacgtgcgtttgcgctggggctgccgcgtgtgcgcaggcccccgggctgccctctctgcccactccggagcagcggtccgcggcaagcggaagcttgccgaCCGCtagtctagaaattaaattaaaaaaaaacaaacaaatatttatgcagaagaaagcaatggcaaagcacctgtTTCTAACTTGCCTTGCAAGCCCCCCGCCATATGCAAGttataacttgatggcacttatatacatatataaatataaacattgtTCTCTTTGCCAGGATCAGACATTTAGAAAAAGAGCTTAGCTGGAAGAAAAGTTCTTCAAGGACCTGCATGCAATGATGTCAGATGCAAAATGGGACATTGCCTCAtcttattgatttttaaaaaatagatctcATTATTCTCTTTACACAAGAATTGATGGATTTCTGTTGCAAACAGgatctttcctctccctccatctCATATAATCTGATATGACccataactttttaaaatcctttctgCACCCCACGCACAATGCTATTAGTTAGCTGTATGAGGAAGAAAGAGTTCTTTCCTTTGGTGAAAGGGGGCACACTTACTTCCGTCAGCCAGACGAGCCAATACAATCCCACTGCCTCCTCGAGCTGTTATCAAAAAGCCAGCCTTAATAACAGATAAGATTGCGAGGCCTTTTGCTTTACCAATTACATGAGCTGCAAATAATGAAAAGTTAGAGGTTACATATGGAAAAGAAACTCATCATAGGGcaaagttttgtttaaaaaaatctatgtAGATCTAAGCATATTTTGAAAAATACACCCAATCCAATATTTGACTTTCCCCCCCAGATAAACAGGTTCTTACACTTTAACTCAAAATGCTTTTGCAAGTAACTTTGGTTTAAACAGTACTTTGCCATAGAACACAGGCTCTgttcaggtttgttttttttttactgtctaaCTGGAAAGCTAGATGAACATAAAATTGTTGACAGAACTTGGGTGTTTTTTGTAGGGAAGGGAgagaccaggggggggggtggaggattcTGCTGGAAAGTTATCATCATCCACTTTGCCAACCAACATAAAAGCCAGGGATTTCACTTACATACCTTTCAGAGTTACATGTAATACAAATAAAGTGATAGATGGAGCAGAATCATAATGACAAGATCAcaatgaatgaaaacaaaaagaCATTCAAATTCTGACATAAGTATACTTGGGAGTATGCTTCATAAATACCACTCTTCCAGATTTAGAGGACCTTTCTACTCCTGCCCATGACAATTTAAACTGATGAAAAATAATCAGATCAAATAACAAATACCTTTCTGGTAAAATTCATGTTTTTTTCCACCTTACGTCAGCGCAGTTCTTTTGTAAACATCTCAGCAGTATTTGGACACTGATATACCcaataaaaaaaaagagcctcttgtggcgcagagtggtaaggcagcagacatgcagtctgaaagctctgcccatgaggctgggagttctatcccagcaggcggctcaaggttgactcagccttccatccttccgaggtcggtaaaatgagtacccagattgctggggggtaaacagtaatgactggggaaggcactggcaacccaccccatactgagtctgccatgaaaacgctagagggcgtctccccaagggtcagacatgactcggtgcttgcacaggggatacctttactataCCCAATAAAGACACCAGTTCAATCCAGACAACATATGCTTGAACACTTtcatattcctccccccccccactcccatccAAGtgtggattccagcctccagtttTAGGTTGGTCTAACCCACTATTTGCTGTGTCATCCTAAGGTGAGAAAAACATGGCTTCAAGGTCTGATTCAACACTAACCACAGCTGTTTCAACTGAACAACACGGCAAACTAAAGTTACTGCAAAGAGCAGAGCAAAGAGGAGAATAGCCCATAAAAATAGTTCTGGGACAGAAGAAAAGATCAAGGGAAAGAGCATACAAACCCGCAGTATGTTGTAATTCCCTAAACTAAGCAGCCACACCAGCAGGGCCACCATCAATATctttaaatccactgaaatcactGGGCTTCAAAGGATATGGCTCTGCTTAGTACAGCACCTTCAGTATGTTATTCAGTTACCAGACAGGAAGCCATAAGAATGATTAAGAAATGTCTGTTTAAGTATGATTTTATAGCAGTCCAATCTGTAGCATATGAGTTGGTTCTACGCAAT
It contains:
- the SH3YL1 gene encoding SH3 domain-containing YSC84-like protein 1, which produces MNNPIPSNLKSEAKKAAKILREFTEITSRNGPDKIIPAHVIGKAKGLAILSVIKAGFLITARGGSGIVLARLADGNWSAPSAIGIAGLGGGFEIGIEVSDLVIILNHERAVEAFAKGGNLTLGGNFTVAIGPLGRNLEGDVALRSSAAVYTYCKSRGLFAGVSLEGSCLIERKETNSKFYGMDIRASAILFGDLPPPVQAQDLYDILESFTLQYETQGGRNYGWTRTIKEPRKTNEYSSRPHSRRASENPMPEAVRAPNRLYPELPSYSELPSYATAVGNSCANPMMATAIYSFEGQQPGDLTFKAGDQIKITTKTDSQFDWWEGCLQGRTGIFPANYVRMSLR